Proteins from a single region of Theobroma cacao cultivar B97-61/B2 chromosome 10, Criollo_cocoa_genome_V2, whole genome shotgun sequence:
- the LOC18586836 gene encoding ribosome biogenesis protein bms1 — MAMDSGAGEQSHKAHRSRQSGASAKRKAQAKAANKNQNSDRRQQNPKAFAFRSNAKAKRLQSRAVEKEQRRLHLPVIDRSYSEPPPFVVVVQGPPQVGKSLVIKSLVKHYTKHNLPEVRGPITIVSGKQRRLQFVECPNDINGMIDAAKFADLALLLIDGSYGFEMETFEFLNILQVHGFPKVMGVLTHLDKFKDVKKLKKTKQRLKHRFWTEIYDGAKLFYLSGLIHGKYPKREIHNLARFISVMKFPPLSWRISHPYILVDRFEDVTPPDRVQMNNKCDRNVTLYGYLRGCNLKKGTKVHIAGVGDFSLAGVTGLSDPCPLPSAAKKKGLRDKEKLFYAPMSGLGDLLYDKDAVYININDHFVQYSKVDEMGGTLRKGKERDVGEALVKSLQNIKNPIDEKLEKSKISLFSQNPNGLLETEGGKKDCDESPKHIRDIEPLEQYQPGEEDDAAQFDEESAHSDLDGSKSSDLDDEGSNFGEENADALERPGRVMEQVEFHNGRKRRKAIFGNSIDHSSLKVVDEENADDEYDDDDEDEGEDDGSDEDTQSFLGSEFSDGDNEDLKSDEDGMGNISKWRALLVERTAKKQNINLMQLVYGKSASTSNTFINEVQDDSENEESDGEFFKPKGEQKKNLKEGLDSDNINTEDCSKSTNYSALKNWKEEEVYGSVRDRFVTGDWSKAALRNQMSEAKTEAEDDVYGDFEDLETGEKCESHQKEDSSNGAIQNKDDAATEERRLKKLALRAKFDAQYDGSESPEEETDARHGFKFHQSQANDSGYYDKLKEEIEHQKQMNIAELNDLDEATRLEIEGFCTGMYLRLEVHGVPFEMVEYFDPCHPVLVGGIGLGEENVGYMQTRLKRHRWHKKVLKTRDPIIVSIGWRRYQTTPVYAIEDQNGRHRMLKYTPEHMHCLAMFWGPLAPPKSGVLAVQSLSNNQAAFRIIATAYVLEFNHAAQIVKKIKLVGYPCKIFKRTALIKDMFTSDLEVARFEGAAVRTVSGIRGQVKKAAKEEIGNQPKKKGGQPREGIARCTFEDRILMSDIVFLRAWTRVEVPQFYNPLTTSLQPRQTTWQGMKTVAELRREHNLPIPVNKDSLYKPIERKPRKFNPLVIPKALQADLPFESKPKNIPHRKRPLLEDRRAVVMEPHERKVHALVQQLQLIRNDKMKKRRLKEEQKRKELETQRAKDEQLLRKRRREERQERYREQDKLKKKIRRHAEA; from the exons TCCAATGCGAAAGCGAAGCGATTGCAATCACGCGCCGTAGAGAAAGAGCAGCGTAGGCTTCATCTTCCTGTTATCGATCGTTCCTATAGCGAACCGCCTCCCTTTGTAGTTGTCGTGCAGGGCCCCCCTCAG GTTGGAAAGTCTCTGGTAATAAAGTCTCTTGTAAAGCATTACACAAAGCATAATTTACCTGAGGTTCGAGGACCAATTACCATTGTATCAG GAAAGCAACGGCGGCTGCAGTTTGTTGAGTGTCCAAATGATATCAATGGCATGATTGATGCCGCAAAGTTTGCTGATCTAGCATTGCTTCTCATAGATGGAAGTTACGGCTTTGAAATG GAAACATTTGAATTCCTTAACATATTGCAAGTTCATGGCTTCCCAAAGGTGATGGGGGTTCTTACTCACCTTGATAAATTTAAGGACGTAAAGAAactaaagaaaacaaaacagcGTCTTAAGCATCGTTTCTGGACAGAAATATATGATGGCgctaaattgttttatttatctGGTCTCATTCATGGGAA ATATCCAAAGCGTGAAATTCACAATCTTGCAAGATTTATCTCTGTTATGAAGTTCCCTCCTTTGTCGTGGAGAATTTCTCATCCTTATATCTTGGTTGATCGTTTTGAAGATGTTACTCCCCCTGACAGAGTGCAAATGAAtaataaatgtgatagaaatgTCACACTTTATGGTTATTTGCGGGGTTGTAATTTGAAAAAAGGAACTAAG GTCCATATTGCTGGTGTTGGAGACTTTAGTTTAGCTGGTGTTACAGGCCTATCTGATCCTTGTCCTTTACCATCAGCTGCAAAAAAGAAGGGATTGCGTgacaaagaaaaacttttttatgCCCCCATGTCTGGACTTGGGGACCTGTTGTATGACAAAGATGCGGTCTACATAAACATTAATGACCATTTTGTTCAATATTCTAAAGTTGATGAAATGGGGGGTACACTACGTAAAG GGAAGGAACGAGATGTTGGGGAGGCCTTGGTGAAATCACTGCAGAATATAAAGAACCCAATTGATGAGAAGTTagaaaaaagcaaaatttcCCTATTCAGTCAGAATCCTAATGGCTTGTTGGAAACTGAAGGTGGCAAAAAGGATTGTGACGAATCACCAAAGCATATTCGTGATATAGAGCCTTTGGAGCAATACCAGCCTGGTGAAGAAGATGATGCTGCTCAGTTTGATGAAGAAAGTGCTCACAGTGATCTGGATGGTTCAAAGTCTTCAGATCTTGATGACGAAGGTAGCAATTTTGGTGAAGAAAATGCTGATGCATTAGAGAGACCAGGTCGAGTTATGGAACAGGTTGAATTTCACAATGGTAGGAAAAGGAGAAAGGCAATCTTTGGAAACAGCATTGATCATAGTAGTCTCAAG GTTGTAGATGAAGAGAATGCAGATGATgaatatgatgatgatgatgaagatgaaggTGAAGATGATGGAAGCGATGAAGACACCCAGTCATTTTTAGGTTCAGAGTTTTCAGATGGTGATAACGAGGATCTGAAGTCTGATG AAGATGGCATGGGAAACATATCAAAGTGGAGAGCATTGTTGGTGGAAAGGACGGCtaagaaacaaaatataaatcttatGCAGCTTGTATATGGAAAATCTGCATCAACATCAAATACTTTTATTAATGAAGTGCAGGATGATAGTGAGAATGAAGAGAGTGATGGTGAATTTTTTAAGCCAAAAGGAGAACAGAAAAAG AATTTGAAAGAAGGATTAGACAGTGATAACATCAACACTGAGGACTGTTCCAAATCCACAAATTATTCAGCGCTTAAGAACTGGAAAGAGGAAGAAGTATATGGGAGTGTTCGTGATCGTTTTGTCACTGGTGATTGGTCTAAAGCTGCTCTCAGAAATCAAATGTCAGAAGCTAAAACTGAAGCAGAAGATGATGTGTATGGTGACTTTGAAGATTTAGAAACTGGTGAGAAGTGCGAGAGCCATCAGAAAGAAGATTCCAGTAATGGTGCAATCCAGAACAAAGATGATGCTGCAACTGAGGAGCGGAGGTTAAAAAAGCTAGCTCTCCGTGCAAAATTTGATGCTCAAT ATGATGGGTCTGAATCACCAGAAGAAGAAACTGATGCACGACATGGGTTCAAATTTCACCAAAGTCAAGCAAATGACAGTGGTTATTATGACAAG TTGAAAGAAGAGATTGAACACCAGAAACAAATGAATATAGCAGAACTCAATGATCTTGATGAGGCTACCCGGCTGGAAATTGAGGGATTCTGCACGGGGATGTATCTAAGATTGGAAGTTCATGGTGTTCCTTTCGAGATGGTTGAATATTTTGATCCCTGCCATCCTGTTTTGGTTGGAGGAATTGGTCTTGGTGAGGAAAATGTGGGATACATGCAG ACAAGGCTAAAACGGCACAGATGGCACAAGAAAGTGCTGAAGACTAGAGATCCAATAATTGTTTCAATTGGATGGAGGCGTTACCAGACCACCCCAGTTTATGCCATTGAGGACCAGAATGGAAGGCATCGCATGCTCAAGTACACTCCAGAACATATGCATTGCCTTGCAATGTTTTGGGGCCCCCTTGCCCCTCCCAAGTCTGGAGTGCTTGCTGTTCAGAGTTTATCAAACAATCAG GCAGCATTTCGCATCATAGCAACAGCATATGTACTTGAGTTTAACCATGCAGCACAGatagtgaaaaaaattaagctGGTTGGTTACCCCTGTAAAATATTCAAGAGAACAGCCCTCATCAAGGATATGTTTACTTCAGATCTTGAAGTAGCTCGGTTTGAGGGTGCTGCAGTTCGAACTGTCAGTGGGATCCGTGGGCAGGTGAAAAAG GCTGCGAAGGAAGAGATTGGTAATCAGCCCAAGAAAAAGGGAGGGCAACCTAGGGAAGGAATTGCAAGGTGCACCTTTGAGGATCGGATTTTGATGAGTGACATAGTCTTTTTGCGTGCATGGACTCGAGTTGAAGTTCCTCAGTTTTACAATCCATTAACTACTTCATTGCAACCTCGTCAAACAACCTGGCAAGGAATGAAAACTGTAGCAGAATTGAGGAGGGAACACAATCTTCCTATTCCTGTTAACAAGGATTCCCTCtacaag CCAATTGAGAGAAAGCCAAGGAAGTTCAATCCCCTGGTCATTCCTAAGGCATTACAGGCGGATCTTCCATTTGAATCAAAGCCCAAGAATATACCTCATCGGAAACGACCACTTCTTGAAGATAGAAGAGCTGTTGTCATGGAGCCTCATGAACGAAAAGTTCATGCTCTTGTTCAGCAACTTCAATTGATTAGGAATGACAAG ATGAAGAAGCGAAGGCTCAAGGAGGAGCAAAAGAGGAAAGAACTTGAGACACAGAGAGCAAAGGATGAGCAGTTATTAAGAAAGCGCCGGAGAGAAGAAAGGCAGGAGAGATACAGGGAGCAGGACAAACTAAAGAAGAAGATCCGGAGGCATGCAGAAGCCTGA